The window AAGTAAATTTGGATTTTGCATAATGGTTTTTATGATGATTTCTTCTACAATTTGTGTGCTTGAGTTTTGAGAAATAATAGATTCTGTATTTTTTTTATTTTTTGCTTTTAGTAGATATGGTGCTATTTTTAATCTATTTGCGATAAATAATCTATACTCATCTTGAAGTATTGGAGTTAGAGTTTTGTAAAACTCTAGAATCTCATTTAATGCTTTTTCTTTTTGAAGTGGAATCTTTAAATCAAATTTATTTGCTATATGATTGATAATGAATTCTATAAAAGGTATTGGATTATTAAGCAAGTTTATCAACTCTTCTTTTTTATTTTCTAGCACCATATCAGCAGGATCTTTATTGTCTTTAAACAATACCACTCCACCACTTTTATGTGATAATAATAATGCTGCTTTAAAAGCGGCATTTATCCCTGCATTGTCCCCATCATAACAAAGCAAAATATCACCACCACTTTTGGATAGTAATGGTATATGCTCTTTACTCAAAGCTGTTCCAAGTGTAGCTACACTATTGCCAAAACCAGCTTGAAAAAGCATAATAACATCGATATAGCCTTCTGTTACAATTATCTTTTTATCTCTAAAAATACTTTCTTTTGCAAGATTATATCCATATAGGATTCTAGATTTATTAAAGATTTTACTTTGAGAAGAATTAATATATTTTGCTACATTTCCACTTAGCGCTCTGCCACCAAAACCTATTATTTTATTGCTTATAGAAAATATAGGAAACATTATCCTAGAATTAAATTTTGCAAAATATGTATATTTTCCCTTACCAATCATTCCAATCTCTAGCAATTTATCAAATGGCATTTTATTTTGATTTAAAAAGTTTATAAAATCATTACTCTCACCACTATATCCAAGAGAAAATTTTTCTATCGATTGACTTGATATTCCTCTATCATCAAGATATTTTAATAT of the Helicobacter sp. MIT 99-5507 genome contains:
- the dnaG gene encoding DNA primase is translated as MIEQNSIEQLKQIINIVDVVSNYVELNRAGANYTANCPFHNEKTPSFVVSPAKGYFKCYGCGIGGDSISFLMQKENIEFYEAVEKLASMYNFTLSYTNTNHTKDSGIENILEQISKYYQKQLNANQEILKYLDDRGISSQSIEKFSLGYSGESNDFINFLNQNKMPFDKLLEIGMIGKGKYTYFAKFNSRIMFPIFSISNKIIGFGGRALSGNVAKYINSSQSKIFNKSRILYGYNLAKESIFRDKKIIVTEGYIDVIMLFQAGFGNSVATLGTALSKEHIPLLSKSGGDILLCYDGDNAGINAAFKAALLLSHKSGGVVLFKDNKDPADMVLENKKEELINLLNNPIPFIEFIINHIANKFDLKIPLQKEKALNEILEFYKTLTPILQDEYRLFIANRLKIAPYLLKAKNKKNTESIISQNSSTQIVEEIIIKTIMQNPNLLDFSLEYVDCDVFEFKANEFECLIKGDIENERLIGILLNDSIIALDDEKFKNQLRLFIISKYTKKMKIIKLDKKISYEEKTKILREIQDKIVLLKQGNLVRFD